Proteins from one Malaya genurostris strain Urasoe2022 chromosome 2, Malgen_1.1, whole genome shotgun sequence genomic window:
- the LOC131431404 gene encoding protein asteroid, protein MGVRGLTTYIGTNAERFLQPFELHDCDLVIDGDNLCIQLFVRSEDRMGAFGGNYDHYFRAVVAFFELLSKCNVRPFVLLDGGYEKSKLKTVCERLLGRIQIIKHLKAVSSRPIIPLLVREVFVEALRATKVSFMRCLFEADNEIAVLARKLDCPVLSYDSDFYIHNVKYVPYVTVTHKIYRKVIENDQHYAIELMDHKNKRRNRVLVKQGEGDIQVDQIKESYCYLDCSLYTIENLIGSSERLSPELLPLFAALLGNDYIERRVLTKFYASLRTGKVSRKVAPQQRWIEAILKWLQRHSIKSAVKAVLGQVREKGREKLTRQLQGAMYGYNCEQCSSYEYFGFVEQPEIFDEVDEKFQEYLKQNEDVVLQSAASDEENSNDDEEAYESLSESHEDPSENEADERSMNYKSFRWDHWLLEIYQAALTPRFVMDLYYSSQYVNYPQVENIARPDSNSLCYDKLKYIFALLKSSKKAQNFRYLTRLEKVARYQWIKFQDVSLPESIKYDPFEEKNMPLLKAVFSHFTNSEDIFNTVQQLPSNLQLYFLCLVFWAVKSNDVSCVHIHTVIVCILQLQIVDKHITNKSRDLKVFQKNLKSYLETQKKNINKMSVCEYQTELSTKQAIKKLSSSITKSEATLTYEILLPRFSIPERYHRKHAEFDRLVAHTFAELQAVMLNLFTLNALLRHPFEPLRVHELYNGIFLHNVYHSLKSRIDPEEYVKGTIFRYSGTLFAIHQVLYRCVMRLVPELESRTNISHTKNQARKKKSVGANEHKRQHQKVNNDCVVVKEKSENTDSEQDEFEDLNNQFSQLLRVM, encoded by the exons ATGGGTGTTCGAGGCTTAACAACCTACATAGGTACTAACGCAGAACGCTTTTTGCAACCGTTCGAGTTACACGATTGCGATTTAGTAATCGACGGGGACAATCTATGTATACAACTTTTTGTTCGTTCTGAAGACAGGATGGGAGCCTTCGGCGGGaattatgaccactatttccgtgcGGTGGTAGCTTTTTTTGAACTACTTTCCAAGTGTAACGTTAGACCATTCGTACTGCTGGATGGTGGTTATGAAAAGAGTAAACTGAAAACGGTATGCGAACGATTACTTGGTAGGATTCAGatcatcaaacatttgaaaGCGGTGTCGAGTCGGCCGATTATTCCACTGCTGGTTCGTGAAGTTTTCGTAGAGGCATTACGTGCAACAAAAGTATCATTCATGCGATGTCTCTTTGAAGCCGACAATGAGATTGCTGTTTTGGCTAGGAAACTTGATTGCCCTGTGCTGAGTTACGACAGTGATTTCTATATTCACAATGTTAAGTATGTACCATATGTAACGGTGACACATAAAATCTATCGGAAAGTTATAGAGAATGATCAACATTATGCAATAGAGTTGATGGATCATAAAAATAAACGGAGGAATCGAGTTTTAGTGAAACAAGGTGAAGGAGACATCCAAGTTGATCAAATTAAAGAATCCTATTGCTACTTGGACTGCAGCCTTTACACAATCGAAAACTTAATAGGTTCTAGTGAGCGCCTTTCGCCAGAACTGTTGCCACTGTTTGCTGCTCTGTTGGGGAACGATTATATTGAAAGACGCGTCCTAACCAAATTTTACGCTTCACTCCGCACCGGTAAAGTTAGTCGAAAGGTGGCTCCACAACAACGATGGATCGAAGCAATTTTGAAGTGGCTCCAACGTCATTcgataaaatcagccgttaaaGCCGTACTCGGGCAGGTACGAGAGAAGGGTCGGGAAAAATTAACACGCCAACTCCAGGGAGCAATGTACGGATATAACTGCGAACAATGCTCTTCGTATGAATATTTTGGTTTCGTGGAGCAAcctgagatattcgatgaagttGATGAGAAATTTCAGGAGTACCTAAAACAGAATGAAGATGTAGTTTTACAAAGTGCTGCTTCTGATGAGGAGAATTCAAATGACGACGAGGAAGCATAC gAATCTTTGAGCGAATCACATGAAGATCCATCAGAGAACGAAGCAGACGAGAGGTCGATGAATTATAAGTCTTTTCGGTGGGACCATTGGTTGCTGGAGATTTATCAAGCAGCTCTTACCCCTCGATTTGTGATGGATCTTTATTACTCGAGTCAGTATGTGAATTATCCTCAAGTAGAGAATATCGCCAGGCCTGATAGCAATTCGCTTTGCTacgacaaattaaaatacatttTTGCTTTGCTGAAAAGTTCGAAAAAAGCGCAAAATTTTCGATACCTTACAAGGCTCGAAAAAGTCGCAAGATATCAATGGATAAAGTTTCAGGATGTTTCTTTGCCTGAATCGATCAAGTATGATCCATTCGAGGAAAAAAATATGCCATTGTTGAAAGCAGTTTTTTCACACTTTACTAATAGTGAAGATATTTTTAATACTGTTCAGCAACTACCGAGTAATCTACAGTTATACTTTTTATGTCTGGTCTTCTGGGCTGTCAAAAGTAACGACGTATCATGTGTTCATATCCATACTGTAATTGTATGTATACTCCAGTTGCAAATAGTAGATAAGCATATTACGAACAAATCACGGGACCTCAAagtatttcaaaaaaatttgaaatcctATTTGGAAACGCAGAAGAaaaatattaacaaaatgtcagtGTGCGAGTATCAAACCGAGCTATCAACGAAGCAAGCGATAAAAAAGCTATCCTCATCGATAACCAAATCAGAAGCAACATTGACATATGAGATTTTATTACCCCGCTTCTCTATCCCCGAGCGCTATCACCGTAAACACGCCGAGTTCGATCGTCTAGTGGCACACACTTTTGCTGAATTGCAAGCCGTCATGCTGAATCTGTTTACGCTGAACGCCTTACTGCGGCATCCCTTTGAACCGCTTCGGGTCCATGAACTGTACAATGGAATCTTTCTTCACAATGTTTATCACTCGCTAAAATCGCGGATAGATCCGGAAGAATATGTCAAGGGTACAATCTTTCGCTATTCAGGGACACTATTTGCCATTCACCAAGTTTTGTATCGGTGCGTGATGCGATTGGTACCCGAATTAGAAAGCAGAACCAACATTTCTCACACTAAAAACCAAGCTAGGAAAAAGAAATCCGTTGGGGCAAACGAGCATAAGCGGCAACATCAGAAAGTGAACAATGATTGTGTTGTGGTAAAGGAAAAGAGCGAGAACACGGATAGCGAGCAGGATGAATTCGAGGATTTAAACAATCAATTTAGTCAGTTGCTGCGGGTTATGTGA
- the LOC131431401 gene encoding mediator of RNA polymerase II transcription subunit 30: MAGQFPSGYQSPSGQRGNFNSPMMQQQLNQMGVSNQIGMMGFGQNNVISNQQQMQSSGAQGGQEMVMNQNVQQQQLQLSGQQTSNPNQVPGQGQQQAQGQNQSQQQQGSQQSPQLGMTTTGQTSTTGGGNMMANVPPGQPGSGPVANLQSSNTQQKEFNLLTLCRIGQETVQDIVSRFQEVFGILRVIQPPNGTNQGLTSSNDKKAKVQEQFRTIRLLFKRLRLLYDKCNDNCQQGMEYTHVESLIPLKGEQERAEPVHTEEYKKALQENRELIEIVMLKNKQLREIIDKIRLTIWEINTMLSMRRC, translated from the exons ATGGCTGGGCAGTTCCCTAGTGGTTATCAGAGCCCCAGTGGACAGAGAGGCAATTTCAACAGTCCAATGATGCAGCAACAATTGAATCAAATGGGTGTTTCTAATCAAATTGGCATGATGG GTTTTGGCCAGAACAATGTCATTTCAAACCAACAACAAATGCAATCCAGCGGAGCTCAGGGTGGACAAGAGATGGTCATGAATCAAaatgttcaacaacagcagctgCAGTTGAGCGGTCAACAAACGTCTAATCCGAATCAAGTACCTGGTCAAGGACAGCAACAAGCACAAGGTCAGAACCAATCACAACAACAGCAAGGATCTCAGCAATCCCCACAACTAGGAATGACCACTACTGGCCAAACTAGCACAACCGGCGGAGGAAATATGATGGCTAACGTACCACCTGGACAGCCTGGATCTGGTCCAGTAGCAAATCTGCAATCATCGAATACACAGCAGAAAGAATTCAACCTGCTGACACTTTGTCGTATTGGTCAAGAAACAGTTCAAGATATTGTTAGCCGTTTCCAAGAAGTTTTCGGTATTCTACGCGTTATCCAACCACCGAATGGAACAAATCAAGGACTCACTTCGAGTAACGATAAAAAAGCTAAAGTTCAAGAACAATTTCGCACCATTCGATTACTGTTTAAAAGATTACGGCTACTGTACGATAAGTGCAATGATAATTGCCAGCAGGGCATGGAATATACGCACGTTGAAAGTCTTATTCCGCTAAAAGGTGAACAGGAACGGGCCGAACCAGTGCACACAGAGGAGTACAAGAAAGCTTTACAGGAAAATAGGGAATTGATTGAAATTGTAATGCTAAAAAATAAACAGCTACGAGAGATTATTGACAAGATTAGACTTACGATTTGGGAAATTAATACGATGCTTAGTATGAGAAGATGCTGA
- the LOC131431402 gene encoding uncharacterized protein LOC131431402, which yields MKLLSRPTGSLLLLVAFVTVSYSNAFIIPEELPSILSLVYSNIPPIRKGTDSRVGFGFRLGDHADFQVQFEIGPQQRTRPIGTNAGSSKRNVDSDDYQEEKQQAGSSNMVAGKSWLETWSKETKQKQKFNKGKHRDAVNKTSELPASPMIAESAYNQLQQLFDMNKLKEEEAIGTIPSADLETALKHIPFKPMPTNNTEINEVDPKAPKVVTFKPLPEEDVSQSKTDMDTTMKQVMRRRTNPRQQNAKKDKISADLANVSLD from the exons acTCAAATGCGTTTATCATACCTGAAGAGCTACCCTCAATTCTGTCACTAGTCTACTCCAATATCCCACCAATCAGAAAAG GAACGGACTCTCGAGTTGGATTCGGTTTCCGGCTGGGCGACCATGCAGATTTTCAAGTTCAGTTCGAAATTGGACCACAACAGAGAACACGGCCTATAG GAACTAATGCTGGCAGTAGCAAACGTAACGTGGACTCCGACGATTATCAAGAGGAG AAGCAGCAGGCTGGATCATCGAACATGGTGGCCGGCAAATCATGGCTTGAAACGTGGTCCAAGGAGACCAAACAGAAGCAGAAGTTCAACAAGGGAAAACATCGGGATGCGGTAAACAAAACATCCGAACTCCCGGCATCTCCGATGATCGCGGAGTCGGCATACAATCAGCTCCAGCAGTTGTTCGACATGAACAAACTGAAGGAAGAGGAAGCGATAGGTACGATTCCTAGTGCGGACCTGGAAACCGCTTTGAAGCACATTCCCTTCAAACCGATGCCAACCAACAACACGGAAATCAACGAGGTTGATCCGAAGGCACCAAAAGTAGTTACATTCAAACCACTGCCAGAGGAGGACGTTAGCCAGAGTAAAACTGACATGGATACGACTATGAAGCAAGTTATGCGTAGACGAACGAATCCTAGACAGCAGAACGCCAAGAAGGATAAAATATCGGCCGACTTGGCAAATGTCTCACTGGATTAG